From Flavobacterium alkalisoli, the proteins below share one genomic window:
- a CDS encoding peptide-N-glycosidase F-related protein: MRKKLPFLTFLCLAFFSSLIVSAQEEPYTLQVFNQAVYYGMYEATVDEPVPTDAIRNSNSSYGKMLTEEQLASFGNRLTMRVTLNPLCDNYDRIGNVNLAFVPKGQTTYVYNEVQRIELGRFITPFMDKNNTSVQEVPYEWQIDNVTQIFHDENITSEFDLWVELEVYGYQGGPGQGGAAVEIPGCANRNDVYQGSLEFISTEDPLITNGDDNTFIPLSFKYELKNYTLDGTDVLGETVRTINFTLEEDVPNAKFYLITSNHGSNSGGEEYIRRQHYVYLDGEQVFTYKPGGLSCVPFFNYNTQPSCIYYDCSQNPSPPRPDTNAAWSWNNWCPGDKIPIRVIELGTLEAGEHSFKIDVPAAQFAGGQGYFPMSVYLQGFSQTLGVEDFNTTAFTLFPNPVVDIAEIQTVDGSSIRNVTVVNTLGQIVYSGTSEKVNLSQLQSGVYIVNVRFDDNRTATQKLIKN; encoded by the coding sequence ATGAGAAAAAAACTACCATTTTTAACCTTTTTATGTCTTGCCTTTTTTAGCAGCTTAATTGTTTCTGCTCAGGAAGAACCTTACACTCTACAAGTGTTTAACCAGGCAGTATACTACGGTATGTATGAAGCTACCGTAGACGAACCGGTACCTACAGACGCTATAAGAAACAGCAACTCTTCATATGGTAAAATGCTTACGGAGGAACAACTTGCTTCTTTTGGTAACAGGCTTACTATGAGAGTTACCCTTAATCCTCTTTGTGATAATTATGACAGGATAGGTAATGTTAACCTTGCTTTTGTGCCTAAGGGACAAACTACTTATGTGTATAATGAAGTACAAAGAATTGAACTTGGTCGCTTTATAACTCCTTTTATGGATAAAAACAACACATCTGTTCAGGAAGTACCTTATGAGTGGCAAATTGATAATGTAACTCAGATATTTCATGATGAGAACATAACATCAGAATTTGACCTATGGGTTGAACTTGAGGTTTATGGTTATCAGGGTGGTCCCGGCCAGGGTGGAGCTGCTGTTGAAATACCAGGATGTGCTAACAGAAATGATGTTTATCAGGGTAGCCTTGAGTTTATTTCTACAGAAGACCCATTAATAACAAATGGAGATGATAATACATTTATTCCGCTTTCATTTAAATATGAGCTTAAAAACTACACTTTAGACGGAACTGATGTTTTAGGTGAAACGGTTAGGACAATTAACTTTACTCTTGAAGAAGATGTTCCTAATGCCAAGTTTTACCTTATAACTTCTAATCACGGATCAAATTCGGGAGGAGAAGAGTATATCAGAAGACAGCATTATGTTTATCTTGATGGTGAGCAGGTGTTTACTTATAAGCCTGGAGGTCTATCATGTGTTCCTTTCTTTAACTACAATACTCAGCCTAGCTGTATATATTATGACTGTTCACAAAATCCATCTCCTCCAAGGCCTGATACTAACGCAGCTTGGTCATGGAATAACTGGTGCCCGGGAGATAAAATTCCTATCAGGGTTATTGAATTAGGAACTCTTGAGGCTGGTGAGCACTCGTTTAAAATAGATGTTCCTGCTGCTCAGTTTGCCGGAGGACAGGGATACTTCCCTATGTCTGTTTATCTTCAGGGATTCTCACAAACTTTAGGGGTAGAGGATTTTAATACAACTGCATTTACATTATTCCCTAACCCGGTTGTTGATATTGCCGAAATACAAACTGTAGACGGTAGCAGCATAAGAAATGTTACTGTAGTTAACACACTTGGACAGATTGTTTATTCAGGTACAAGTGAGAAAGTTAACCTATCTCAGCTTCAAAGCGGAGTTTACATTGTTAATGTAAGGTTTGATGATAACAGGACAGCAACTCAAAAACTTATAAAGAACTAA
- a CDS encoding MBOAT family O-acyltransferase, translating into MQFSDLIPHLSWQDVLGWFAYNPNEPLLFNSGRFLKLFVVFYAIYILLRKTFHLRIFYVICFSLYFYQQSSGMYFLLLLFTSVLDYTLSYFLYRETNVLKRKLYVWFSVVVNLTFLGYFKYTNFLIGNYNDLFGGTFSFHDIILPVGISFYTFQSISYTIEIYRKEITPAKSFPDYLFFVSFFPQLVAGPIVRAKDFIPKIYEKLNVTKEEVNYGLFLIIGGLIKKTVISDYISINFVDRVFDSPNSYTAFENLMASYGYTIQIYCDFSGYSDMAIGIALLLGFELPPNFRTPYKSGSITEFWRRWHISLSTWLKDFLYISVGGNRYGSIAGFLFPSLFFFGLIIWGVTYGPTSYIPFIIGLGSTLLFILTFALSKNKEKTMYTNANLMTTMLLGGLWHGASLRFIIWGALHGMGLAIHKLFQEFFPDKKNVKLNFGSALWKIFSVVLTFHFVAFCWIFFRAKDFNTALDVIKNIGDVTFNPEQWYTIILGYKNVFALMLVGYVWHFLPEKFTEFMKQAFYKTPLILKGIMLGLVYWLVYAAASAGPQPFIYFQF; encoded by the coding sequence ATGCAGTTTTCAGATTTAATTCCGCACTTATCGTGGCAGGATGTATTGGGTTGGTTTGCATATAACCCAAATGAGCCTTTACTTTTCAATTCGGGAAGGTTCTTAAAGCTGTTTGTTGTTTTTTATGCCATATATATTCTTTTAAGGAAAACATTTCACCTAAGGATATTCTATGTTATCTGTTTTTCGCTGTATTTCTATCAGCAGTCTAGCGGTATGTATTTTCTACTGCTGTTGTTTACTTCGGTGCTGGATTATACTCTCAGTTACTTTTTGTATAGGGAAACTAATGTATTAAAGAGAAAACTTTATGTTTGGTTTAGTGTAGTGGTTAACCTGACCTTTTTAGGGTATTTTAAATACACCAACTTCCTTATAGGTAATTATAACGATTTGTTTGGCGGTACTTTCTCATTCCATGATATTATATTGCCGGTAGGTATATCGTTCTATACGTTCCAGTCCATAAGTTATACCATAGAGATATACAGAAAAGAGATTACCCCGGCTAAGAGCTTTCCGGATTATCTTTTCTTCGTTTCATTTTTCCCGCAATTAGTGGCGGGCCCTATTGTAAGGGCTAAGGATTTTATCCCTAAGATTTATGAGAAGCTAAATGTAACCAAGGAGGAGGTTAACTATGGATTATTCCTTATTATTGGCGGGCTTATAAAGAAGACTGTAATCTCAGATTACATTTCAATAAACTTTGTAGACCGTGTTTTTGACTCGCCAAACAGCTATACGGCTTTTGAAAACCTGATGGCTTCTTATGGGTATACCATTCAGATCTATTGTGATTTCTCGGGTTATTCTGATATGGCAATAGGTATAGCATTGTTATTGGGTTTTGAGCTGCCTCCTAACTTCAGGACTCCATATAAGTCGGGTTCAATTACCGAGTTTTGGAGAAGATGGCACATATCGCTTTCTACCTGGTTAAAAGACTTTTTATATATCTCGGTAGGAGGTAACAGATACGGTTCTATTGCCGGTTTTCTTTTTCCGTCGCTGTTTTTCTTCGGGCTTATAATATGGGGTGTTACTTATGGGCCCACAAGTTATATTCCGTTTATAATTGGTTTAGGTTCTACCTTACTGTTCATACTTACATTTGCGCTTTCTAAAAATAAGGAGAAGACAATGTATACCAACGCAAACCTTATGACGACAATGTTGTTGGGCGGTTTATGGCATGGCGCCAGTCTCAGGTTTATTATCTGGGGCGCGTTACATGGTATGGGATTAGCTATTCATAAACTTTTTCAGGAATTTTTTCCTGATAAAAAGAATGTGAAGTTAAATTTTGGTTCTGCCTTATGGAAAATATTTTCGGTAGTACTAACATTTCATTTCGTCGCATTTTGCTGGATTTTCTTTAGGGCCAAAGACTTTAACACTGCTCTCGATGTAATTAAAAACATAGGTGATGTAACATTTAACCCCGAACAATGGTATACGATTATATTAGGATATAAAAATGTATTTGCCTTAATGTTAGTGGGTTATGTTTGGCATTTCCTTCCTGAAAAATTTACAGAGTTTATGAAGCAGGCGTTTTATAAAACTCCGCTGATTCTTAAAGGTATAATGTTAGGATTGGTTTACTGGCTGGTTTATGCGGCTGCCTCAGCAGGTCCACAACCGTTTATTTACTTCCAATTCTAA